In Arthrobacter ramosus, one DNA window encodes the following:
- a CDS encoding glucose-6-phosphate isomerase encodes MSTLSYDASGAAQQAIEQHIPALVEDRIATRIFAKDHTLWGPDAESESAIRLGWVEAATVSQPLVEGILELRDALRAEGVSRIVLCGMGGSSLAPEVIAGTAGVELTVLDSTDPEQVGAALADRLAETAIVVSSKSGSTVETDSQRRVFEQAFTEAGIDAKSRIVIVTDPGSPLDKASREAGYRAVFNADPNVGGRFSALTAFGLVPSGLAGVDIQAFLDEAEEAAEILNEDSLENIGLRLGAVLGGTTPLRNKIVIVEDGSGIVGFADWAEQLIAESTGKLGTGVLPVVAGPSAPEVSSGAEDVLVIRLVGAESDVELGANEAAIAGGLATQMFVWEFATSVAGRLLGINPFDQPDVEAAKIAARGLLDARPEPTPANFVDGAIEVRGGAWLGDAATAADAVKALLGELGTDGYLSVQAYFDRIAFAQLEGIRDELAGLSGRPVTFGWGPRFLHSTGQFHKGGPAIGSFLQVTASATGDIAIPERPFTFGQLIAAQAAGDAQVLENHGRPVLRLHLTDRGAGVAQLQEIVAALAGQASALES; translated from the coding sequence ATGAGCACTCTCAGCTACGACGCCAGCGGTGCTGCGCAGCAGGCCATCGAGCAGCACATCCCGGCACTTGTCGAAGACCGGATTGCCACGAGGATTTTCGCTAAGGACCACACTCTGTGGGGTCCGGATGCCGAGTCCGAATCGGCCATCCGTCTCGGATGGGTGGAAGCGGCAACCGTTTCCCAGCCCTTGGTCGAAGGAATCCTGGAACTCCGGGATGCCCTCCGGGCCGAAGGCGTCTCCCGCATTGTCCTGTGTGGCATGGGCGGCTCTTCACTTGCTCCCGAGGTCATTGCCGGCACCGCTGGCGTCGAGCTGACCGTGCTGGACAGCACAGACCCCGAACAGGTCGGTGCTGCCCTCGCGGACCGCCTGGCCGAGACGGCAATCGTGGTCTCTTCCAAGTCAGGCTCCACCGTGGAAACCGACTCGCAGCGACGGGTATTCGAGCAGGCCTTCACCGAGGCCGGCATCGATGCCAAGAGCCGCATCGTCATCGTGACTGATCCCGGTTCCCCGCTGGACAAGGCCTCACGTGAAGCCGGCTACCGTGCCGTCTTCAACGCCGACCCGAATGTCGGCGGCCGCTTTTCGGCGCTGACGGCTTTCGGATTGGTCCCGAGTGGCCTCGCCGGAGTCGACATCCAGGCATTCCTGGATGAGGCCGAGGAAGCTGCGGAAATCCTCAACGAGGACTCCCTCGAAAACATCGGGCTCCGGCTCGGTGCTGTGCTCGGCGGAACCACCCCGCTGCGCAACAAGATCGTCATCGTCGAAGACGGCTCCGGAATCGTTGGATTTGCGGACTGGGCCGAACAGCTCATCGCCGAGTCCACCGGCAAGCTCGGCACGGGGGTTCTCCCGGTTGTTGCAGGTCCTTCCGCACCCGAGGTCAGCAGCGGTGCGGAAGACGTCCTGGTGATCCGCCTCGTCGGTGCGGAATCCGACGTCGAACTCGGTGCAAACGAAGCCGCCATCGCCGGTGGCCTGGCCACCCAGATGTTCGTCTGGGAATTCGCCACCTCGGTCGCAGGTCGCCTGCTCGGCATCAACCCCTTTGACCAGCCCGACGTCGAGGCAGCCAAGATTGCCGCACGCGGCCTCTTGGACGCCCGTCCCGAGCCGACGCCGGCGAACTTCGTGGACGGCGCAATCGAGGTCCGCGGGGGTGCGTGGCTCGGCGACGCGGCAACGGCCGCCGACGCCGTCAAGGCGCTCCTCGGCGAACTCGGCACGGACGGCTACCTCAGCGTCCAGGCGTATTTCGACCGGATCGCATTTGCGCAGCTGGAAGGCATCCGCGACGAGCTCGCCGGCCTCAGTGGCCGGCCGGTCACTTTCGGCTGGGGTCCGCGCTTCCTGCACTCCACCGGACAATTCCACAAGGGCGGACCGGCCATCGGTTCGTTCCTGCAGGTTACGGCTTCCGCGACCGGCGACATCGCCATCCCGGAACGCCCGTTCACTTTCGGTCAACTGATTGCAGCCCAGGCGGCCGGCGATGCCCAGGTTCTCGAGAACCACGGCCGTCCGGTCCTGCGGCTGCACCTCACGGATCGTGGAGCCGGCGTTGCCCAGCTCCAGGAAATCGTCGCCGCATTGGCCGGCCAGGCCAGCGCGCTCGAAAGCTAA
- the tal gene encoding transaldolase, giving the protein MTTTPTQQLSDAGVSIWLDDLSRERLSSGSLRKLIEEKNVVGVTTNPSIFHAAITAGSDYDAVIAEEAAKGASVEETVFEITTTDVADACDLFAPVAAASKGVDGRVSIEVDPRLAWDTEGTIAEAKHLYKKVNKDNVHIKIPATLEGLAAITATLAEGISVNVTLIFSLERYRAVINAFQSGLELAKENGHDLSKIHSVASFFVSRVDSEIDKRLNALGTDEAKALKGKAGVANARLAYQVYEELFSTERWAVLAAAGALPQRPLWASTGVKDPAYPDTLYVTELVAAGVVNTMPEKTLDATFDHGVVTGDTVSGTYEEANSVLNALEGLGISYNDVVAILESEGLDKFVASWKELLADVEGALASARKAS; this is encoded by the coding sequence ATGACTACGACTCCCACCCAGCAGCTTTCCGACGCCGGTGTGTCCATCTGGCTTGACGACCTTTCCCGGGAACGCCTTTCCAGCGGCAGCCTGCGGAAGCTCATCGAAGAGAAGAACGTGGTTGGTGTCACCACCAACCCGTCCATCTTCCACGCCGCCATCACCGCCGGCAGCGACTACGACGCAGTGATTGCCGAAGAGGCCGCCAAGGGGGCGTCCGTCGAGGAGACTGTCTTCGAGATCACCACCACCGACGTCGCCGACGCCTGCGACCTCTTCGCACCCGTCGCAGCAGCGAGCAAGGGCGTCGACGGCCGTGTCTCCATCGAGGTGGACCCCCGCCTGGCGTGGGACACCGAAGGCACCATCGCCGAGGCCAAGCACCTGTACAAGAAGGTCAACAAGGACAACGTCCACATCAAGATCCCGGCAACCCTTGAAGGCCTCGCCGCCATCACGGCAACCCTGGCCGAGGGCATCAGCGTCAACGTGACCTTGATCTTCTCCCTGGAGCGCTACCGCGCCGTCATCAACGCTTTCCAGTCCGGCCTGGAGCTGGCCAAGGAAAACGGCCACGACCTCTCCAAGATCCACTCGGTGGCGTCCTTCTTCGTCTCCCGCGTTGACTCCGAGATCGACAAGCGCCTCAATGCCCTCGGCACCGACGAAGCCAAGGCCCTCAAGGGCAAGGCCGGCGTTGCCAACGCCCGCCTCGCGTACCAGGTCTACGAAGAGCTGTTCTCCACCGAGCGTTGGGCAGTCCTGGCCGCGGCCGGCGCGCTCCCCCAGCGCCCGCTGTGGGCTTCGACCGGCGTGAAGGACCCGGCCTACCCGGACACCCTGTACGTGACCGAACTGGTCGCAGCCGGCGTCGTCAACACCATGCCGGAAAAGACCCTCGACGCCACGTTCGACCACGGCGTGGTCACGGGTGACACCGTCTCCGGCACCTACGAGGAAGCAAACAGCGTCCTCAATGCGCTGGAGGGCCTGGGCATCTCCTACAACGACGTCGTCGCAATCCTCGAATCCGAGGGCCTGGACAAGTTCGTCGCCAGCTGGAAGGAACTTCTGGCCGACGTCGAAGGTGCCCTCGCCTCAGCACGGAAGGCTTCCTAA
- the tkt gene encoding transketolase produces the protein MEEQELTWTSLDQRAVDTVRVLAADAVEKVGNGHPGTAMSLAPAAYLLFQKLMRHDPKHPDWIGRDRFILSPGHTSLTLYIQLFLSGYGLELKDLEALRTWGSLTPGHPEYKHTAGVEITTGPLGQGLASSVGFAYSQRRQRGLFDADAPAGESPFDHTIWVIASDGDLQEGVTSEASSLAGHQELGNLVVIYDENHISIEDDTDVAFTEDVLKRYEAYGWHTQRVDWTKTGEYVEDVQELYGALLAAKAETSKPSIISLRTIIGYPAPKKQNTGKIHGSALGAEEVAGLKEVLGFDPERSFQVDEDVLAHARAVVERGAAERSEWQASFEAWQTANPEGAALLERIEAKKLPVELDAALPVFEAGKEVSTRAASGKVLNAIGPVLPELWGGSADLAESNNTTIEGSPSFIPTSRSTGAWKGNPYGRVLHFGIREHAAASIVNGISLHGRTRAFSGTFLIFSDYQRPAIRLGALMGVPSLYVWTHDSIGLGEDGPTHQPVEQLSTLRAIPGLDVVRPGDANEVAAAWKTMLENHENPAGIVLTRQNIPTYARGEGIAEGDTFGSTAGVAKGGYVLAEASKNGATVPADVILIGTGSEVQLAVNAREALQAEGIATRVVSMPCVEWFNKQDSAYRESVLPAAVKARVSVEAGLALGWKEFVGDAGRSISLEHFGASADYKRLFKEFGITAEAVAAAAKDSLAGLSS, from the coding sequence TTGGAAGAGCAAGAACTGACTTGGACAAGCCTGGACCAGCGCGCCGTGGATACCGTCCGCGTTTTGGCCGCTGACGCCGTCGAGAAGGTCGGCAACGGTCACCCCGGCACGGCCATGAGCCTTGCACCGGCCGCCTACCTTCTCTTCCAGAAGCTGATGCGCCACGACCCGAAACACCCGGACTGGATCGGCCGTGACCGGTTCATCCTGTCCCCCGGACACACATCGCTGACCCTGTACATCCAGCTGTTCCTTTCCGGCTACGGCCTGGAACTGAAGGACCTCGAGGCCCTCCGCACGTGGGGATCGCTGACCCCCGGCCACCCGGAATACAAGCACACCGCCGGCGTCGAGATCACCACCGGCCCGCTGGGCCAGGGCCTGGCCTCCTCCGTCGGTTTCGCCTACTCGCAGCGCCGCCAACGAGGCCTGTTCGATGCCGATGCTCCCGCCGGCGAATCGCCGTTCGACCACACCATCTGGGTCATCGCCTCCGACGGCGACCTCCAGGAAGGCGTCACCTCGGAAGCTTCTTCCCTGGCCGGGCACCAGGAACTGGGCAACCTCGTGGTGATCTACGACGAGAACCACATCTCCATCGAAGACGACACCGACGTGGCCTTCACCGAAGACGTGCTCAAGCGCTACGAGGCATACGGCTGGCACACCCAGCGCGTGGACTGGACCAAGACAGGCGAGTACGTCGAAGACGTCCAGGAACTCTACGGCGCCCTGCTCGCCGCGAAGGCCGAGACCTCCAAGCCGTCCATCATCTCGCTGCGCACCATCATCGGCTACCCGGCCCCCAAGAAGCAGAACACCGGCAAGATCCACGGATCCGCCCTCGGCGCCGAGGAAGTCGCCGGGCTCAAGGAGGTCCTGGGCTTCGACCCCGAGCGTTCCTTCCAGGTTGACGAGGACGTCCTGGCACATGCACGTGCCGTCGTCGAACGCGGCGCAGCCGAGCGCAGCGAATGGCAGGCATCCTTCGAGGCGTGGCAGACCGCCAACCCCGAGGGCGCGGCGCTGCTTGAGCGCATCGAGGCCAAGAAGCTTCCTGTCGAGCTCGACGCCGCGCTGCCGGTGTTCGAAGCAGGCAAGGAGGTTTCCACCCGCGCCGCGTCCGGCAAGGTCCTGAACGCGATCGGCCCGGTCCTTCCGGAACTGTGGGGCGGCTCGGCCGACCTCGCCGAGTCCAACAACACCACCATCGAGGGTTCGCCGTCGTTCATTCCGACCTCGCGCTCGACCGGCGCCTGGAAGGGCAACCCCTACGGCCGGGTGCTGCACTTCGGCATCCGCGAGCACGCCGCGGCGTCGATCGTGAACGGCATTTCGCTGCACGGGCGGACCCGGGCGTTCTCCGGCACGTTCCTGATCTTCAGCGACTACCAGCGTCCCGCGATCCGCCTTGGCGCCCTCATGGGTGTCCCGTCGCTGTACGTCTGGACCCACGACTCCATCGGCCTGGGCGAAGACGGCCCCACCCACCAGCCGGTGGAACAGCTGTCCACCCTGCGCGCCATCCCGGGCCTGGACGTCGTCCGTCCCGGCGACGCGAACGAGGTTGCCGCAGCGTGGAAGACCATGCTGGAGAACCACGAGAACCCGGCAGGCATCGTGCTCACCCGCCAGAACATCCCGACCTACGCACGCGGCGAAGGCATTGCCGAGGGCGACACCTTCGGCTCCACCGCCGGCGTCGCAAAGGGCGGCTACGTCCTGGCCGAGGCTTCGAAGAACGGCGCCACGGTCCCGGCCGACGTCATCCTCATCGGCACCGGTTCCGAGGTCCAGCTCGCCGTGAACGCCCGCGAAGCACTCCAGGCCGAAGGCATCGCCACCCGCGTCGTCTCCATGCCGTGCGTCGAATGGTTCAACAAGCAGGACTCCGCGTACCGCGAGTCCGTGCTCCCGGCCGCCGTCAAGGCCCGCGTCTCGGTCGAAGCCGGCCTGGCACTGGGCTGGAAGGAATTCGTCGGCGACGCCGGACGCTCCATCAGCCTCGAGCACTTCGGCGCCTCCGCAGACTACAAGCGCCTCTTCAAGGAGTTCGGCATCACGGCAGAAGCAGTCGCCGCCGCCGCCAAGGACTCCCTCGCGGGTCTCAGTAGCTGA